Proteins encoded within one genomic window of Chitinophaga parva:
- a CDS encoding SusC/RagA family TonB-linked outer membrane protein: MLRILRLWSLLALILAGAFPAMAQNRPITGKVVDATTSQPLPGVSIRIAGTASGAATDVNGAFQLSVPANAKQLIFSSIDYTTQTVDIGTATTLTVKLQPSSTQLSGVEVVSVGYGTISKKEVSSAITHVSASELKSVASNSPLMSLQGKVAGLTVSNTSTADPNSTPSVQMRGVSSRNAGLGPLYIINGIPGGNIDNINQNDIESIDVLKGGAASAIYGTRGSNGVIIITTKKGTSDSKMIYNGYVSLDYLTQKPDVLSAADFRKYRVASGKGQDYGANTDWMKSVTREPAIGQKHTLQLSGGNTQTNYFASADYRNADGIDLRAYKKEYGARVNINHTTKDNLFTVTLGIAPRYMHTSNSDQANFNNAITLNPTYHIYDSTGAYNYINTGFFSNNPVENAKLIKSEAEIHELDINGSVKMNILPNLNTMVTVSDITANYKNMFFSPSTLSSIRHNGSITKTNYASQEEQDHDQRNLDWTINYSLNASKHHVRLLGGYSYSYFNYQQFSANNYDFPFDTFLWNNLQSGTWNAGAAGNAQTAVASTQNDSKLVAFFGRVNYDFDGKYIFTASLRREGSSKFGSDHKWGNFPAVSAAWRLTDENFLKNKLSWLNDLKLRADYGVTGNQDFDPYKSLLLYGGAGYFTYNGTVYQVYGPSQNINPLLGWEKAINFNVGLDFDLFNGRLGGSLNYYVRKNKDLLGDYTVPVPPNPQSTTYANVGTMSNSGIEVQLNGEAVHTSNFSYNISLTVATNNNKLVSFSNKLYEGNPYQDVAGLPAPGSPGNIQRLQEGHRIGEFYMWRSAGVDKDGQLLVYKKDGTVVTGNAASVDDKQFVGNGLPKVTGSMGNMLRYKNWDLNIFLRGNFGYKLFNMQAFYLGTPATQSDANTLRSAYDPGSRYSKLTNTSTSQIPSDYFLESGSFVKIDNVTLGYTRHLDFKYLHGVRVYATATNLHTFTGFKGGDPDLYPVNGLTPGVQGSIANGFGLNFYPATMQFLAGVQLTF; encoded by the coding sequence ATGCTAAGAATTCTGCGATTATGGAGCCTCCTGGCTTTGATCCTTGCCGGCGCGTTCCCGGCGATGGCACAAAACAGGCCCATCACCGGGAAAGTGGTAGATGCTACTACTTCCCAGCCTTTGCCCGGCGTGAGCATCCGCATTGCGGGTACCGCTTCCGGGGCCGCCACGGATGTGAACGGCGCATTCCAACTGTCCGTACCGGCCAATGCCAAACAACTCATTTTTTCGTCTATTGACTACACCACCCAAACGGTGGACATCGGTACCGCTACCACCCTCACGGTGAAATTACAGCCTTCGTCTACCCAACTTTCCGGCGTAGAGGTGGTGAGTGTAGGGTACGGCACTATTTCCAAGAAAGAGGTATCCAGCGCCATTACCCACGTGTCTGCCAGTGAGCTGAAGTCCGTGGCCAGCAACAGCCCCCTCATGTCTTTGCAGGGCAAGGTGGCTGGCCTCACGGTGTCCAACACCTCCACCGCCGACCCCAATTCCACCCCCAGCGTACAGATGCGCGGTGTATCCTCCCGCAATGCCGGCCTGGGACCGCTGTACATCATCAACGGTATTCCCGGCGGGAACATCGACAACATCAACCAGAACGATATTGAATCTATCGACGTGCTGAAAGGCGGGGCGGCTTCCGCCATTTACGGTACCCGGGGTAGCAATGGGGTGATCATCATCACGACCAAGAAAGGAACCAGTGATTCAAAAATGATCTATAACGGGTATGTGAGCCTGGATTATCTTACCCAGAAACCGGACGTACTGAGCGCTGCCGATTTCCGCAAGTACCGCGTGGCCTCCGGCAAAGGCCAGGACTACGGGGCTAACACAGACTGGATGAAATCCGTGACCCGCGAGCCTGCCATTGGCCAGAAACATACCCTGCAACTCTCCGGTGGCAATACCCAGACGAATTACTTTGCCTCTGCAGACTACCGCAATGCCGATGGTATAGACCTCCGGGCCTATAAAAAAGAATACGGCGCCCGTGTGAATATCAACCACACCACGAAAGACAACCTCTTCACCGTAACACTGGGCATTGCCCCTCGTTACATGCATACCAGCAATTCCGACCAGGCGAACTTTAACAACGCTATCACGCTCAATCCTACTTACCACATTTACGACAGCACCGGTGCGTATAATTACATCAACACCGGCTTTTTCTCCAACAACCCGGTGGAAAACGCAAAGCTGATCAAAAGTGAAGCGGAGATCCATGAGCTGGACATCAACGGTTCTGTGAAGATGAACATCCTCCCGAACCTGAATACGATGGTGACCGTGTCTGACATTACCGCGAACTACAAGAACATGTTCTTCTCACCGTCAACACTGAGCTCCATCCGGCATAATGGTTCTATCACCAAAACAAATTATGCTTCGCAGGAAGAACAGGACCATGACCAGCGCAACCTGGACTGGACCATCAATTATTCCCTGAACGCCAGTAAGCACCATGTGCGCCTGCTGGGTGGCTACTCCTACAGCTATTTCAATTACCAGCAGTTCAGCGCCAATAACTACGATTTCCCGTTTGATACCTTCCTGTGGAACAACCTGCAGTCCGGCACCTGGAACGCCGGCGCAGCGGGCAACGCGCAAACCGCGGTAGCCTCTACCCAGAACGATTCCAAGCTGGTGGCCTTCTTTGGCAGGGTGAATTACGATTTTGATGGCAAATACATCTTCACGGCCAGCTTACGCCGGGAAGGTTCTTCCAAGTTCGGCTCCGACCATAAGTGGGGTAACTTCCCCGCCGTATCCGCCGCCTGGCGCCTCACAGACGAAAATTTCCTGAAGAACAAGCTCTCCTGGCTGAACGACTTGAAACTGCGTGCCGACTATGGGGTAACGGGTAACCAGGATTTTGATCCTTACAAATCCCTGCTGCTGTATGGCGGTGCCGGTTACTTCACCTACAATGGTACCGTGTACCAGGTGTACGGCCCCTCTCAGAATATCAACCCGCTCCTGGGTTGGGAAAAGGCGATCAACTTCAACGTGGGCCTCGACTTTGACCTGTTCAACGGCCGCCTGGGCGGTTCACTGAACTACTACGTCCGTAAGAACAAGGACCTGCTGGGCGACTACACGGTGCCCGTGCCGCCTAACCCGCAATCCACCACCTACGCCAACGTAGGTACCATGAGCAATTCCGGCATCGAGGTCCAGCTGAACGGCGAAGCAGTGCATACCAGCAATTTCAGCTACAACATTTCACTGACCGTTGCTACCAACAACAACAAACTGGTATCCTTCTCCAATAAATTATACGAAGGCAATCCCTACCAGGATGTGGCAGGCCTGCCCGCTCCCGGCTCTCCCGGCAACATCCAGCGCCTGCAGGAAGGCCACCGCATCGGTGAGTTTTATATGTGGCGGTCTGCCGGTGTAGACAAAGACGGGCAATTGCTGGTGTATAAAAAAGACGGTACCGTGGTAACGGGCAATGCTGCCAGTGTGGACGACAAGCAATTTGTAGGTAATGGCCTGCCGAAAGTGACCGGCTCCATGGGCAATATGCTCAGGTACAAAAACTGGGACCTCAATATTTTCCTGCGTGGCAATTTTGGTTATAAACTGTTTAACATGCAGGCATTCTACCTGGGTACCCCCGCTACACAATCGGATGCCAACACCCTGCGCTCCGCTTATGATCCGGGCAGCAGGTATTCCAAGCTGACAAACACCAGCACGTCCCAGATCCCCTCTGATTACTTCCTGGAATCCGGTTCTTTCGTGAAGATCGATAACGTAACACTGGGATATACCCGCCACCTTGATTTCAAGTACCTGCATGGCGTGCGCGTGTATGCTACCGCTACTAACCTGCATACGTTTACCGGCTTTAAAGGAGGAGATCCTGACCTGTACCCTGTGAATGGTCTCACACCTGGCGTGCAAGGCAGCATTGCCAACGGTTTTGGCCTGAACTTCTACCCCGCCACCATGCAATTCCTGGCCGGCGTACAGCTCACATTCTAA
- a CDS encoding DUF6377 domain-containing protein, with the protein MRKLLTVLCCCLVSLQLYAQDVNTDSLLKVLRSELGRTQVYDQQKEKRIAGLRGQLQFASGSPYYTQSRLYEQLFEEYRAYKFDSAFVYVKAMADLAARFGKAQELTRSEIMMGSICLGSGFYKEAFDIINKIDPDTLPAAQKTDYLILRARLNEGIADYDSDAYFSKQYLRQSKADFRRLENVTPSNDFEKTIDLAFIPDSVKARSLTPGYFYRLILGRNLDKHGMAMVATRLSFAYTGQDRIFFLALATLCDVRSSTKETLAVFLLGEELFKQNRTGDAYAFMEEAAHNAKFYGARNRAVQIERMLPLIAGKVINEKQHERDKLLIGFLVFLITAVSLFFALVIYRKQFLRIKANERMIREKNAELEHVNNKLWESSRIKEELIGLFFNTCSSYIETLDRLKITIQHNIKLGKYNEVTRLLNNVHIDKEKGQLYTMLDSVFLTIFPNFITAFNALLKKEDQVWPKSGETLNATLRIFALMRLGVSDVETVARILDYSVSTVYTYKARIKSRALVPANDFEQKIMEIKFIDSQEPVEEMVAI; encoded by the coding sequence ATGAGGAAACTTTTAACAGTACTATGCTGCTGCCTGGTCAGCTTGCAGTTGTATGCCCAGGACGTAAATACAGACAGTTTATTAAAGGTATTACGGTCGGAGCTAGGCCGGACACAGGTGTACGACCAGCAAAAGGAAAAGCGGATAGCCGGGCTGCGCGGCCAATTGCAGTTTGCCTCCGGCAGCCCCTACTATACCCAGTCGCGGCTTTATGAGCAGTTGTTCGAGGAGTACCGCGCCTATAAGTTCGATTCCGCTTTTGTCTATGTAAAAGCCATGGCTGACCTGGCCGCCCGGTTTGGGAAAGCCCAGGAGCTGACCCGGAGTGAGATCATGATGGGAAGCATTTGCCTGGGATCCGGCTTTTATAAGGAAGCGTTTGATATTATCAATAAAATAGATCCGGACACACTGCCGGCTGCCCAGAAAACGGATTACCTCATCCTCCGGGCCAGGCTGAACGAGGGTATAGCGGATTACGACAGCGATGCCTATTTCTCCAAACAATACCTCCGGCAATCGAAGGCCGATTTCCGGCGCCTGGAAAATGTGACGCCCTCCAACGATTTTGAAAAGACCATTGACCTGGCCTTTATCCCCGATTCCGTAAAAGCACGCAGCCTCACCCCTGGTTATTTTTACCGACTGATCCTGGGACGCAACCTGGATAAACACGGCATGGCCATGGTGGCCACACGCCTGAGCTTTGCCTATACGGGACAGGACCGTATTTTTTTCCTGGCATTGGCCACGCTGTGTGATGTCCGTTCTTCCACCAAAGAAACACTGGCGGTATTCCTGCTGGGGGAAGAGCTGTTTAAGCAAAACCGGACCGGCGATGCCTATGCCTTCATGGAGGAGGCGGCCCACAATGCTAAGTTCTATGGTGCCCGCAACCGCGCGGTGCAGATAGAGCGTATGCTGCCGCTGATCGCCGGCAAGGTGATAAACGAAAAGCAGCATGAACGGGACAAGCTCCTGATCGGCTTCCTGGTGTTCCTGATCACCGCGGTGAGCTTGTTCTTTGCGCTGGTCATTTACCGCAAACAATTTCTCCGCATCAAGGCCAATGAACGGATGATCAGAGAAAAAAATGCGGAGCTGGAACATGTAAATAACAAACTATGGGAGTCTTCCCGCATCAAGGAAGAACTGATCGGGTTGTTCTTCAACACCTGCTCTTCTTATATTGAAACCCTGGACCGGTTGAAGATCACTATCCAGCATAATATTAAACTGGGCAAGTACAATGAAGTGACCCGCCTGTTGAACAACGTGCATATTGATAAAGAAAAAGGGCAGTTGTATACCATGCTGGACAGCGTATTCCTGACCATCTTCCCCAACTTTATTACTGCTTTCAACGCCCTGCTCAAAAAAGAAGACCAGGTGTGGCCCAAGTCTGGCGAGACCCTGAATGCCACGCTGCGCATCTTTGCCCTCATGCGCCTGGGTGTCAGCGATGTTGAAACAGTGGCCAGGATCCTGGATTACAGCGTAAGTACGGTGTATACCTACAAAGCGCGCATTAAATCCAGGGCCCTGGTGCCCGCCAATGATTTTGAGCAAAAGATCATGGAGATCAAATTCATCGACAGCCAGGAACCTGTGGAGGAGATGGTGGCAATATAA
- a CDS encoding phosphocholine-specific phospholipase C, with product MDTRREFLKKAALLSGSAGLAGILPPSIQKALAIDPAPGTTFLDAEHVVLLMQENRSFDHAYGSLRGVRGFNDPRAIRLPNGNPVWLQTDAKGRTYAPFRLDIKGTKATWMHSLPHSWENQVDARNNGHYNRWLEAKHSGNKAYYDMPLTLGYHTREDIPFYYALADAFTICDQHFCSSLTGTTPNRLYFWTGTIRPEPKPDAQAKVWNSDADDQTMVSWPTFPEKLEAAGISWKVYQNEISVGVGFKDEEDSWLANFGDNPLEYFTQYNARLSANHIAFLQKEANALQVQLDQNTDGNKTATIQQALEQVHAAQKLYTAEAYNALSQTEKNLHEKAFSTNRNDPHYHEITKLQYDDNGTPRELMIPKGDILHQFREDVKNDQLPTVSWIVAPENFSDHPSAPWYGSWYLSEVMDILTQNPEVWKKTIFVLTYDENDGYFDHVPPFVAARPNAPETGYASAGINTAVEYVMKDQQSSSPADTREHAIGLGYRVPLVIASPWSRGGYVNSQVFDHTSSLQFLEKFLLHKTGKSVVENNISTWRRTVAGDLTSTFRPYNGEKIPALQYLEKNTFIEGIHKAQFKDLPHDYVALDEKQVASIQQAPAFHALLPRQEKGTRPACALPYHIFADGNYNAARQQFEITFQAGKSSVGAPFNVYAYNVKTGTLQVRDYAVTPGDALPDNWKRSLFDNGAYLLHVHGPNGFFRAYEGGNDIPALKITTAYQTNGNIVLQFTNNGNKALQLTVTDKSYHGGQKHTTLAAGAHSQLVWELAQTHGWYDLAVTAAGFNGFAQRYAGHVENGKPSSSDPLMGGLYPTA from the coding sequence ATGGACACCAGAAGAGAATTTTTAAAGAAAGCGGCCCTGCTCTCCGGAAGCGCAGGCCTGGCAGGCATTCTGCCCCCCTCCATCCAGAAGGCCCTGGCCATAGATCCCGCCCCGGGCACCACCTTCCTGGATGCCGAACATGTGGTACTGCTCATGCAGGAGAACCGCTCCTTTGACCATGCCTATGGCAGCCTGCGCGGTGTACGCGGCTTCAATGATCCCCGCGCCATCCGCCTGCCCAACGGCAACCCCGTGTGGCTGCAAACAGACGCCAAAGGCCGTACCTATGCGCCTTTCCGCCTGGATATCAAGGGCACCAAGGCTACCTGGATGCACTCCCTCCCCCACTCCTGGGAAAACCAGGTGGATGCCCGCAACAATGGCCATTACAACCGCTGGCTGGAAGCCAAACACTCCGGCAATAAAGCCTACTATGATATGCCCCTCACCCTGGGCTACCACACCCGGGAGGATATTCCTTTTTATTACGCGCTGGCAGACGCCTTCACCATCTGTGACCAGCATTTCTGCTCTTCCCTCACCGGCACCACACCTAACCGCCTCTATTTCTGGACCGGCACCATCCGCCCGGAACCCAAGCCCGACGCACAAGCCAAGGTTTGGAACAGTGATGCAGACGACCAGACCATGGTGAGCTGGCCCACCTTCCCCGAAAAACTGGAAGCGGCAGGCATCTCCTGGAAAGTATACCAGAACGAGATCAGCGTGGGCGTAGGCTTTAAAGACGAAGAAGATTCCTGGCTGGCCAATTTTGGGGACAACCCGCTGGAGTATTTCACCCAGTACAATGCCCGCCTCTCCGCCAATCATATTGCCTTCCTGCAAAAGGAGGCCAATGCCCTGCAGGTACAGTTGGACCAGAACACGGATGGCAACAAGACCGCTACCATCCAGCAGGCACTGGAACAGGTGCATGCCGCGCAAAAGCTCTACACGGCCGAAGCATACAATGCCCTGTCGCAAACGGAAAAGAACCTGCACGAAAAGGCGTTCAGCACCAACAGGAATGATCCGCATTACCACGAGATCACGAAGCTGCAATACGATGATAACGGCACGCCCCGCGAACTCATGATCCCCAAAGGTGATATCCTGCACCAGTTCCGCGAAGATGTGAAAAACGACCAGCTGCCCACCGTGTCCTGGATCGTGGCGCCGGAGAATTTTTCCGACCACCCCTCCGCACCCTGGTATGGCTCCTGGTACCTGAGCGAGGTAATGGACATCCTCACCCAGAACCCGGAAGTATGGAAGAAGACCATCTTTGTATTGACGTATGATGAGAATGACGGCTACTTTGATCACGTGCCACCCTTTGTAGCCGCACGTCCCAATGCGCCGGAAACAGGCTACGCTTCTGCCGGCATCAACACCGCGGTGGAATACGTGATGAAAGACCAGCAATCCAGCTCCCCGGCAGATACCCGCGAGCACGCCATCGGCCTGGGTTACCGCGTACCGCTGGTGATCGCCTCGCCCTGGAGCCGTGGCGGGTACGTGAACTCACAGGTATTTGACCACACCTCCTCTTTACAGTTCCTGGAAAAATTCCTGCTGCATAAAACCGGAAAGTCCGTAGTAGAAAATAACATCTCTACCTGGCGCCGTACCGTGGCCGGTGATCTTACTTCCACCTTCCGTCCTTACAACGGCGAGAAGATCCCCGCGCTGCAATACCTGGAAAAGAACACTTTCATAGAAGGCATTCACAAGGCCCAGTTCAAAGACCTGCCGCATGATTATGTAGCACTGGATGAAAAACAGGTGGCCAGTATTCAACAGGCACCCGCCTTCCATGCCTTACTGCCCCGCCAGGAAAAAGGAACCCGCCCTGCCTGTGCACTGCCTTACCACATCTTTGCAGATGGTAATTACAATGCAGCCCGGCAGCAGTTCGAGATCACCTTCCAGGCTGGCAAATCCTCTGTGGGGGCACCTTTCAATGTGTATGCCTACAACGTAAAAACAGGCACGCTCCAGGTGCGCGACTACGCCGTAACGCCTGGTGACGCCCTGCCCGACAACTGGAAGCGCTCCCTGTTTGACAACGGTGCTTACCTGCTGCACGTGCACGGGCCCAATGGTTTCTTCCGCGCTTATGAAGGGGGGAACGATATTCCTGCACTGAAGATCACCACTGCCTACCAGACCAATGGCAATATTGTGCTCCAGTTTACCAACAATGGCAACAAAGCCCTGCAGCTCACGGTGACAGACAAGAGCTACCATGGTGGCCAGAAACATACCACCCTGGCAGCGGGCGCGCATTCACAACTGGTGTGGGAGCTGGCGCAAACCCATGGCTGGTACGACCTGGCAGTTACCGCGGCGGGCTTCAACGGCTTTGCGCAGCGCTACGCCGGCCACGTGGAAAACGGTAAGCCTTCCAGCAGCGACCCGCTGATGGGTGGCCTTTATCCCACCGCATAA
- a CDS encoding SDR family oxidoreductase — MNKTIFITGASSGIGKATALLFQSKGWNVIATMRKPENETELTALPNVYVTALDVLDTNSINKAVQEGIRKFGKIDVLLNNAGYGAYGPLESFSREKIVRQFDTNVIGLLDVTRALLPHFRQNRSGIIINVSSIGGKITFPLGALYHGTKFAVEGISESLSYEVSQFGGQVKIVEPGAIATDFGGRSFDFSNDETLTEYQPLVQKLMSSVPTMYQNASPGSVVAQVIYEAATDGSDQLRYTAGEDAKAIIANRKQLDDAAIIKGVKSQFGL, encoded by the coding sequence ATGAATAAGACAATCTTTATTACAGGCGCCAGCAGCGGCATAGGAAAAGCAACCGCATTACTGTTTCAATCAAAAGGCTGGAACGTGATCGCAACCATGCGTAAACCTGAAAATGAGACCGAACTAACGGCCTTGCCAAATGTATATGTAACAGCACTTGATGTGCTGGATACAAATTCAATCAACAAAGCCGTGCAGGAAGGCATTCGAAAATTTGGCAAAATTGATGTACTGCTGAATAATGCCGGGTATGGCGCTTACGGGCCGCTGGAATCTTTCTCCCGCGAAAAGATCGTTCGCCAGTTCGATACCAACGTGATCGGACTGCTGGATGTTACCCGCGCGCTGCTTCCTCATTTTCGACAAAACAGAAGTGGCATTATCATTAACGTCTCATCCATTGGCGGTAAAATAACTTTCCCATTAGGGGCCCTATATCATGGCACCAAGTTCGCCGTTGAAGGTATTTCGGAATCGTTGAGCTATGAAGTGTCACAATTTGGCGGCCAGGTAAAAATCGTTGAACCAGGTGCTATTGCCACCGATTTTGGCGGTCGTTCATTTGACTTCAGCAATGATGAAACGCTTACTGAATATCAGCCGCTCGTGCAAAAACTGATGTCATCTGTCCCAACCATGTACCAGAACGCTTCACCTGGAAGTGTAGTAGCCCAGGTAATTTATGAAGCCGCTACAGACGGCAGCGATCAGTTAAGATATACCGCCGGTGAAGACGCTAAAGCAATTATTGCAAACCGTAAGCAACTGGATGATGCTGCTATTATTAAGGGCGTGAAGAGCCAGTTTGGACTTTAA
- a CDS encoding helix-turn-helix domain-containing protein gives MSIFLHLQTIADLYKFFGLTNIHHPLVAVMDFSQVKNDHVSEETTITTDFYTVMFKNYQSNTVKYGRKIVDFQDGSLICLAPNQAIEMDSDTEAMENMAGWALCFHTDLIRGSTLHAKMEAYSFFSYESTEALHLSEKEKQILGDCILKIQSELQENIDMHSQAIIVSNIELLLNYCTRFYGRQFITRKNSNNAVVVQIEKLLKEYFKKSDLTEAGLPSVKYLAEQVHLSPSYLSDLLKKETGKNTQDHIHFYLIEEAKNILLSTNRSVGEIAYSLGFEYPQYFNKLFKQKTGKTPVEFRSVG, from the coding sequence ATGAGCATATTTCTTCACCTGCAAACCATTGCAGACCTGTACAAATTTTTTGGTCTCACTAACATCCATCACCCCCTGGTGGCTGTGATGGATTTTAGCCAGGTTAAAAACGACCATGTCAGCGAGGAGACAACCATAACGACCGATTTCTACACGGTGATGTTCAAGAATTATCAAAGTAATACGGTTAAGTACGGGCGTAAAATTGTAGATTTTCAGGATGGCAGCCTTATTTGCCTGGCGCCTAACCAGGCTATTGAAATGGATAGTGATACAGAAGCCATGGAGAACATGGCGGGTTGGGCGCTGTGTTTTCATACCGATCTGATCAGGGGCAGCACGCTGCATGCGAAAATGGAAGCGTACAGCTTTTTTTCTTATGAGAGCACTGAAGCGCTTCACTTGTCGGAAAAAGAAAAGCAGATCTTAGGTGATTGTATACTAAAAATTCAGTCTGAGCTACAGGAGAACATAGATATGCATAGCCAAGCCATCATTGTTTCCAATATTGAATTGTTACTGAATTATTGTACCCGTTTTTATGGCCGGCAATTTATAACCCGCAAAAATTCCAACAACGCAGTGGTGGTTCAAATAGAAAAGCTGCTGAAAGAATATTTCAAAAAAAGCGATCTGACGGAAGCCGGACTACCCTCCGTAAAATATTTGGCAGAACAGGTGCATTTGTCTCCCAGTTATTTAAGCGATCTGCTGAAAAAAGAAACCGGCAAAAACACCCAGGACCATATTCATTTTTATTTAATAGAGGAAGCCAAGAATATCCTGTTAAGCACCAACAGATCGGTTGGAGAAATAGCCTACTCACTGGGTTTTGAATACCCTCAATATTTTAATAAGCTCTTCAAACAAAAAACGGGCAA